TGCACAGAGGGGCCCTGGGGGCGCCTGGGCTGCTAAAGTCATCAGGTCACTTGGGGCCTGGGGGTGCAGGGGTGGGTGCTCAGAGCTGGGCTGCCTTTGGGGATCAGGAGGGGCAGACCCGGGTGAGGGGTCTTGTGGGAGATATGGTCTCCTCCTTGCGTGCATCCTGTCCACCCTCTCCATCTGTGCCCAGTGCCAGCAGAGCCAGAGTGTGGCTGGTAAACACATGTGACCCCTGCTCCCAAAAGAGAAACTAAGCTCCAAGGAGTGATTCCCAACCCTCCTCTCTGGGTGCTGTTCACCCAGCATCAGGGGATCATTGAGGCTGGGTGGGCTGTGCCGGGGCAGGCTGAGTGTGTGGgctcctctctccttggctcctcTCAGAGCCATCCCTGGGAAAGAGGAGACACAGGGAGGGTGGGGCTGTTGCTCATCAGCCCCGGATTAATCTCCTGCCTGTTATCCTCCATCAGCGATGGCAGAGAGAATTTTCAGAGATTCACCGACCGTTTCAGTTTTGGAGGCAGCGGCCGTGGAGCAGAGGACTCGAGAGCCGACCAGGCTGCCAATGAATGGGGCCGGAGCGGCAAAGACCCCAATCACTTCAGACCTCATGGCCTGCCTGACAAGTACTGAGCTTCCTCTTCACTCTGCTCTCAGGAGATGGGCTGTG
Above is a window of Equus quagga isolate Etosha38 unplaced genomic scaffold, UCLA_HA_Equagga_1.0 72722_RagTag, whole genome shotgun sequence DNA encoding:
- the LOC124234192 gene encoding serum amyloid A protein-like; its protein translation is MLRAYHDMREANYIGADKYFHARGNYDAAQRGPGGAWAAKVISDGRENFQRFTDRFSFGGSGRGAEDSRADQAANEWGRSGKDPNHFRPHGLPDKY